Proteins encoded by one window of Hylaeus volcanicus isolate JK05 chromosome 7, UHH_iyHylVolc1.0_haploid, whole genome shotgun sequence:
- the LOC128880055 gene encoding uncharacterized protein LOC128880055: MYFPLEIWEHIFLYADPVVLTNLKTVCKDWNEIIAKILKDNDHWHKLCKKEIPNHLWSTLCETLNPKKFYNEFDGKHDAMMWMAMYKLWFKSKNVVKWSTQSKYIEPLLKQSPVESITCMDTSGNLLAVGTSEGYIYFYNISRLYEGSIYTADHMEYVHSVQFIRDETNIVCISCSINNHISFWDVKSKKLIGKTRGELICTSYSYCYTAMHNAIVTEGSIPRTVYEFNTNKIIAVGADNNKVHFYTEEGHFVHLKLDTGKEIYVTWTCVPLPNIKVRRYYIFKPHMAVCITENGYIGFLHDKEWKLHNLFPILHGTPTAVLVYAHLLIVGLNSGNVHVYYIKDFETINFNTMDSKKLTFDTTAVISLNIMVHIEEFLIVSYGTKIYITKFT; encoded by the exons tttcccTCTTGAAATATGggaacatatatttttgtatgccGATCCAGTGGTGCTcacaaatttgaaaacagtTTGTAAGGAttggaatgaaattatcgCTAAGATCTTAAAG GACAATGACCACTGGCATAAActatgtaaaaaagaaataccaaACCATTTATGGAGCACTTTGTGCGAGACATTGAATCCAAAGAagttttataatgaatttgatGGAAAACACGATGCCATGATGTGGATGGCAATGTACAAACTCTGGTTTAAATCTAAAAATGTAGTAAAATGGAGCACACAAAGCAAGTATATCGAACCATTATTGAAGCAAAGTCCTGTGGAAAGCATTACATGCATGGATACCTCAG gAAATTTGTTAGCTGTTGGAACAAGCGAgggatatatttatttttataatattagcaGATTATATGAAGGCTCTATATATACAGCCGATCATATGGAATATGTACATAGCGTACAGTTTATAAGAgatg aaacaaatatCGTATGCATATCTTGCTCCATCAATAATCACATAAGTTTCTGGGATGTCAagtcaaaaaaattaatcggtAAAACACGTGGAGAATTAATTTG tACAAGTTACAGTTATTGTTATACTGCTATGCATAATGCCATAGTCACAGAAGGATCAATACCTAGAACAGtatatgaatttaatacaaaCAAGATTATTGCTGTCGGTGCAGATAATAATAAG gtacatttttatacgGAGGAAGGACACTTTGTACATTTAAAGTTGGACACAGGCAAAGAGATCTATGTAACATGGACATGCGTCCCATTACCGAATATAAAAGTTCGTCGatactacatatttaaacCTCATATGGCAGTCTGTATCACAG AAAATGGCTATATAGGTTTTTTACACGATAAAGAATGGAAACTCCATAATTTATTCCCAATTTTACATGGTACTCCTACTGCAGTTTTAGTGTACGCTCATCTACTTATCGTAGGCTTAAATTCAg GAAATGTTcatgtatattacataaaagattttgaaacgataaatttcaatacTATGGActcaaaaaaattaacttttgatACCACTGCCGTTATATCATTGAATATAATGGTCCatattgaagaatttttaattgtttcttatGGGACAAAAATCTACATTACCAAATTTACTTGA